The following coding sequences are from one Pseudonocardia sp. HH130630-07 window:
- a CDS encoding DUF397 domain-containing protein has protein sequence MNSSELAGARWHTSSYSGSEGQCVEVAVLDDGRVAVRDTKDAGCGPALVFGGAQWSAFAAGVTRGEFGR, from the coding sequence ATGAACAGCAGCGAACTCGCGGGCGCCCGGTGGCACACCAGCAGCTACAGCGGATCCGAGGGACAGTGCGTCGAGGTCGCCGTCCTCGACGACGGCCGGGTCGCCGTCCGGGACACCAAGGACGCCGGGTGTGGTCCGGCGCTGGTGTTCGGTGGTGCGCAGTGGTCGGCGTTCGCCGCGGGTGTCACCCGCGGCGAGTTCGGCCGCTGA
- a CDS encoding mycothione reductase, producing the protein MAHHDLVVVGTGSGSTFLDERFADLDVALVEHGVFGGTCLNVGCIPTKMYVYAADVAETVRHAHTYGVDASIDKVRWTDIRDRVFGRIDPISAGGQEYRTDRSPNVTVYFGHASFTGERELAVARTDGSGTDTITADRVVVAAGSRPSIPPLVAASGVPFETSDTVMRIEEVPRRLVILGGGYIASEFAHVFSALGAEVTVVCRGPRLLRHLDDTLSERFTEVATSRWDCRLGRQVTAATGDGTGGPGEVTLTLDDGSEIVADTLLVATGRIPNGDRMDLDRAGITVHADGRLAVDEYQRSVSAEGVWALGDVSSPHQLKHVANHEAKIVGHNLAHPGDLRAANHEFVPAAVFTEPQIASVGMTESQARDAGLDVTVKVQNYGDVAYGWAMEDRTGVCKIVAERGTGRLLGAHLLGPQASTLVQQLIQAMVFGQTVTEIATRQYWIHPALPEVIENALLGLDV; encoded by the coding sequence GTGGCTCACCATGACCTGGTCGTCGTCGGCACCGGTTCCGGGAGCACCTTCCTCGACGAGCGGTTCGCCGATCTGGACGTCGCGCTCGTCGAGCACGGTGTGTTCGGCGGCACCTGCCTGAACGTCGGCTGCATCCCGACCAAGATGTACGTCTACGCGGCCGACGTGGCCGAGACCGTCCGGCACGCGCACACCTACGGCGTCGACGCGAGCATCGACAAGGTCCGCTGGACCGACATCCGCGACCGGGTGTTCGGCCGGATCGACCCGATCTCGGCGGGCGGGCAGGAGTACCGGACCGACCGCAGCCCGAACGTCACCGTCTACTTCGGGCACGCGAGCTTCACCGGCGAGCGGGAGCTGGCGGTCGCCCGGACCGACGGCTCGGGCACCGACACGATCACCGCCGACCGGGTGGTCGTGGCCGCCGGGTCCCGGCCGAGCATCCCGCCGCTGGTCGCCGCGTCCGGCGTGCCGTTCGAGACCTCCGACACCGTGATGCGGATCGAGGAGGTGCCCCGCCGGCTGGTCATCCTGGGCGGCGGCTACATCGCCTCGGAGTTCGCGCACGTGTTCTCCGCGCTCGGCGCCGAGGTCACCGTGGTCTGCCGCGGGCCGCGATTGCTCCGCCACCTCGACGACACCCTGTCCGAGCGGTTCACCGAGGTCGCCACGTCGCGCTGGGACTGCCGGCTCGGCCGCCAGGTCACCGCGGCCACCGGCGACGGCACCGGCGGTCCGGGCGAGGTGACGCTGACCCTGGACGACGGCTCGGAGATCGTCGCCGACACACTGCTCGTCGCGACCGGCCGGATCCCGAACGGCGACCGGATGGACCTGGACCGGGCCGGGATCACCGTGCACGCCGACGGCCGCCTCGCCGTCGACGAGTACCAGCGCAGCGTGTCCGCCGAGGGCGTGTGGGCGCTCGGTGACGTGTCGTCGCCGCACCAGCTCAAGCACGTCGCGAACCACGAGGCGAAGATCGTCGGCCACAACCTGGCCCACCCCGGCGACCTGCGTGCGGCGAACCACGAGTTCGTCCCGGCCGCGGTGTTCACCGAGCCGCAGATCGCCTCGGTGGGCATGACCGAGTCGCAGGCGCGTGACGCCGGGCTGGACGTCACGGTCAAGGTCCAGAACTACGGCGACGTCGCCTACGGCTGGGCGATGGAGGACCGCACCGGGGTCTGCAAGATCGTCGCCGAGCGGGGCACCGGGCGGCTGCTCGGCGCGCACCTGCTCGGCCCGCAGGCGTCGACGCTGGTGCAGCAGCTCATCCAGGCGATGGTGTTCGGGCAGACCGTCACCGAGATCGCCACCCGGCAGTACTGGATCCACCCGGCGCTGCCCGAGGTCATCGAGAACGCCCTGCTGGGGCTGGACGTCTGA
- a CDS encoding GNAT family N-acetyltransferase: protein MHTPGATVRRSWAPDLDLDTFYALLALRTAVFVVEQECPYQELDGRDLERRTRHYWLARDTGESVEIVATLRLLVEPGGGYRIGRVCTRGDSRGHGYGHQLMDAALAEVGSSVCVLDAQEQQEAFYRRHGFVTTGERFLEDGIGHLPMTRNG from the coding sequence GTGCACACCCCCGGCGCGACGGTGCGCCGCAGCTGGGCCCCCGATCTCGATCTCGACACGTTCTACGCGCTGCTGGCGCTGCGGACCGCGGTGTTCGTCGTCGAGCAGGAGTGCCCGTACCAGGAACTGGACGGCCGCGACCTGGAGCGCCGGACCCGGCACTACTGGCTGGCCCGCGACACCGGCGAGTCGGTCGAGATCGTCGCGACGCTGCGGCTGCTCGTCGAGCCCGGCGGCGGGTACCGGATCGGACGGGTGTGCACCCGCGGCGACTCCCGCGGCCACGGCTACGGCCACCAGCTGATGGACGCCGCGCTGGCCGAGGTCGGCTCGTCGGTCTGCGTGCTCGACGCCCAGGAGCAGCAGGAGGCGTTCTACCGGCGGCACGGCTTCGTCACGACCGGCGAGCGTTTCCTGGAGGACGGCATCGGGCACCTGCCGATGACCCGCAACGGCTGA
- a CDS encoding IclR family transcriptional regulator, which yields MDTTLLKGLRVLETLALSPAPRGASELAREMQLTRSNVHRTLQTLAAAGYVRPAASGTGYECTLKLFELSSAVLERVDVRRGARAHIQQLADLTAETVHLAVLDGAEAIYLDKVESPQPVRAYSAIGGRAPAHCVASGKALLSALGPAELDRFLTGGLPAYTERTITDPDRLRHELQAARETGCAVNRGEWRISVAGVAAVVYDIDGRPEAAVGISGPVERVLPEEARYRDAVLGAARAISRELGCRSYPGPAAVAPAVD from the coding sequence GTGGACACCACCCTGCTCAAGGGCTTGCGCGTGCTGGAGACGCTCGCGCTGAGCCCGGCGCCGCGCGGTGCCAGCGAGCTCGCCCGCGAGATGCAGCTGACCCGCAGCAACGTGCACCGGACCCTGCAGACCCTGGCCGCGGCCGGATACGTCCGCCCGGCGGCGTCGGGCACCGGTTACGAGTGCACGCTGAAGCTGTTCGAGCTCTCCAGCGCCGTGCTCGAACGGGTCGACGTCCGCCGCGGCGCCCGGGCACACATCCAGCAGCTCGCCGACCTCACCGCGGAGACCGTGCACCTCGCCGTCCTCGACGGGGCCGAGGCCATCTACCTGGACAAGGTGGAGAGCCCGCAGCCGGTCCGGGCGTACTCCGCGATCGGCGGCCGTGCCCCCGCGCACTGCGTCGCCTCGGGCAAGGCGCTGCTGTCCGCGCTGGGACCCGCGGAGCTGGACCGGTTCCTCACCGGGGGCCTGCCGGCCTACACGGAGCGGACGATCACCGACCCGGACCGGCTGCGGCACGAGCTGCAGGCGGCCCGGGAGACCGGGTGCGCGGTCAACCGGGGGGAGTGGCGGATCTCGGTGGCCGGGGTCGCCGCCGTCGTCTACGACATCGACGGCCGGCCCGAGGCCGCGGTGGGGATCTCCGGGCCGGTCGAGCGGGTGCTGCCGGAGGAGGCCCGCTACCGCGACGCCGTGCTGGGGGCCGCCCGGGCGATCTCGCGCGAGCTCGGCTGCCGGTCCTATCCCGGCCCGGCGGCGGTCGCTCCCGCCGTGGACTGA
- a CDS encoding HARBI1 family protein, with translation MSDPVTYTAVLPIGEHTVAYLARLLAAQRCRRGTRPRRRALTPFAQAVLVIRWFCDATRVRHLARDNAISTATTYRYLHEGIDVLASAAPGLHGALLAARLAGHTHVHLDGTLIATDRCRALGPTAGVDLWWSGKHHRHGGNVQVVSAPDGWPLWTSPGRPGREHDVTCARAHPGLLEDLDHWIDDDHAALGDLGYEGEAHRLTVPIKPIPAGGRTVDQRTVNSLHSATRALAERANALLKTTFATLQRVTLCPWRTGAITAAALVLLHTEYDRTT, from the coding sequence ATGTCCGATCCTGTCACCTACACCGCTGTCCTCCCGATCGGGGAGCACACCGTGGCCTACCTGGCTCGGCTTCTGGCCGCTCAACGCTGTCGCCGCGGTACCCGCCCCCGGCGGCGGGCGTTGACCCCGTTCGCCCAGGCAGTGCTGGTGATCCGCTGGTTCTGCGACGCCACCCGGGTCCGGCACCTGGCCCGCGACAACGCGATCAGTACCGCGACCACCTATCGCTACCTGCACGAAGGCATCGACGTCCTCGCCAGCGCCGCACCCGGGCTGCACGGTGCCCTGCTCGCCGCCCGCCTCGCCGGACACACCCACGTTCACCTGGACGGCACCCTGATCGCCACCGACCGCTGCCGCGCGCTCGGCCCCACCGCGGGGGTCGACCTGTGGTGGTCGGGTAAACACCACCGCCACGGCGGGAACGTCCAGGTCGTGTCCGCCCCGGATGGATGGCCGCTATGGACATCCCCGGGAAGACCCGGGCGCGAACACGACGTGACCTGTGCCCGAGCCCACCCCGGTCTGCTCGAAGACCTCGATCACTGGATCGATGATGACCACGCCGCGCTGGGCGATCTCGGCTACGAAGGTGAGGCCCACCGACTCACCGTGCCGATCAAACCCATCCCCGCCGGCGGCCGAACAGTCGATCAGCGCACCGTCAACAGCCTGCACTCAGCCACCCGAGCACTCGCCGAACGAGCAAACGCCCTGCTCAAGACCACCTTCGCAACGCTACAGCGAGTCACCCTCTGTCCCTGGCGCACCGGCGCGATCACCGCAGCCGCGCTCGTGTTACTCCACACCGAATACGACCGCACAACATGA
- the argH gene encoding argininosuccinate lyase has protein sequence MLAERDLVGRAEVAAMLHALREMEAEGVAEARFRVQGGMHSGEQYLIRALGEDVGGRIHLGRSSGDLGAVSRRIATRDHLLDLVDAINGFRAVLVELAPRYAEVVMPGYTHTQNAQPTTFGHWMTMWCCVLERDVDRLLACYGRVNVSPAGAGILAGSEFDLDRERTSYLMGFDGPAPHTMDAILSHDAECLEAMSVLTIHTANMARLADDLQLWFSSEFGFVDLPDRFCGTSSIMMQKRNPYFCEAAKAVSEAAAGGMTTALMVEKGSTGLPVAGRRLIEAAQWSGFSGARRRLEEAVSVFRELTVDADRMLEVVARFWAQGADVAGALVRERGLPWRSAHQIIGIVVRYTEERGIPPMETTVELIDEAAVEYFGRPVGLPAGALRTALDPVQNVRARTLFGGPAPSAMQRELAGFATTLDADTRRCAEARERVRAGAEELERAIDRILAEHPAEPVAAS, from the coding sequence ATGCTGGCCGAGCGCGATCTCGTCGGCCGGGCCGAGGTCGCGGCGATGCTGCACGCGCTGCGCGAGATGGAGGCCGAGGGCGTCGCCGAGGCCCGGTTCCGGGTCCAGGGCGGCATGCACTCCGGCGAGCAGTACCTGATCCGGGCGCTCGGCGAGGACGTCGGCGGGCGGATCCACCTCGGCCGCAGCTCCGGTGACCTCGGCGCGGTCAGCCGGCGCATCGCCACCCGTGACCACCTGCTCGACCTGGTCGACGCGATCAACGGGTTCCGGGCCGTCCTGGTGGAGCTGGCCCCGCGCTACGCCGAGGTCGTCATGCCCGGCTACACCCACACCCAGAACGCGCAGCCGACGACGTTCGGGCACTGGATGACGATGTGGTGCTGCGTGCTGGAACGCGACGTCGACCGGCTGCTGGCCTGCTACGGCCGGGTCAACGTCAGCCCGGCGGGAGCGGGGATCCTGGCCGGCAGCGAGTTCGACCTCGACCGGGAGCGGACGTCGTACCTCATGGGGTTCGACGGCCCGGCGCCGCACACGATGGACGCGATCCTCAGCCACGACGCCGAGTGCCTCGAGGCGATGTCGGTCCTGACGATCCACACCGCCAACATGGCCCGGCTCGCCGACGACCTGCAGCTCTGGTTCAGCTCCGAGTTCGGCTTCGTCGATCTCCCGGACCGGTTCTGCGGGACCAGCAGCATCATGATGCAGAAGCGGAACCCGTACTTCTGCGAGGCCGCGAAGGCGGTGAGCGAGGCGGCCGCCGGCGGGATGACGACCGCGCTGATGGTCGAGAAGGGCTCCACCGGCCTGCCGGTCGCCGGGCGCCGGCTGATCGAGGCCGCCCAGTGGTCCGGGTTCTCCGGTGCCCGGCGCCGGCTGGAGGAGGCGGTCTCGGTGTTCCGCGAGCTCACCGTGGACGCCGACCGGATGCTCGAGGTCGTGGCGCGGTTCTGGGCCCAGGGCGCCGACGTCGCGGGCGCGCTGGTCCGGGAGCGGGGCCTGCCGTGGCGCAGCGCGCACCAGATCATCGGGATCGTGGTGCGCTACACCGAGGAGCGCGGCATCCCGCCGATGGAGACCACCGTCGAGCTGATCGACGAGGCGGCCGTCGAGTACTTCGGACGCCCGGTGGGCCTGCCCGCCGGAGCACTGCGGACGGCGCTGGACCCGGTGCAGAACGTGCGGGCGCGGACGCTGTTCGGCGGCCCGGCGCCCTCGGCGATGCAGCGCGAGCTGGCCGGCTTCGCGACGACGCTCGACGCCGACACCCGGCGCTGCGCCGAGGCCAGGGAACGGGTCCGGGCGGGTGCCGAGGAGCTGGAGCGGGCCATCGACCGGATCCTGGCCGAGCACCCCGCCGAGCCGGTCGCCGCGTCGTGA
- a CDS encoding amino acid ABC transporter ATP-binding protein codes for MIDIAAVDKFYDDFQVLKGVSLQVGAGEVVVVLGPSGSGKSSLIRCVNGLEPIAAGRIVVDDVVVHDRGTDLNRLRTEIGFVFQQFNLYPHMTIEKNVMLAPMRVRGLGREEARAQAAELLDRVGIAEQAGKHPAQLSGGQQQRAAIARALAMRPRVMLFDEPTSALDAEMIREVLDVMTDLASTGMTMMVVTHELAFARKVADHVVFMDAGTIVEKSPPEKFFDDPDDDRSKRFLAQIL; via the coding sequence ATCATCGACATCGCGGCCGTCGACAAGTTCTACGACGACTTCCAGGTGCTCAAGGGCGTCTCGCTCCAGGTCGGTGCGGGGGAGGTCGTGGTCGTGCTCGGCCCGTCCGGGTCGGGCAAGAGCAGCCTCATCCGGTGCGTGAACGGGCTGGAGCCGATCGCGGCCGGCCGGATCGTCGTCGACGACGTCGTCGTGCACGACCGCGGGACCGACCTGAACCGGCTCCGCACCGAGATCGGGTTCGTGTTCCAGCAGTTCAACCTCTACCCGCACATGACGATCGAGAAGAACGTGATGCTCGCGCCGATGCGGGTGCGCGGGCTGGGCCGCGAGGAGGCCCGTGCGCAGGCGGCCGAGCTGCTCGACCGGGTCGGGATCGCCGAGCAGGCAGGCAAGCACCCGGCGCAGCTCTCCGGCGGGCAGCAGCAGCGGGCGGCGATCGCCAGGGCGCTCGCGATGCGGCCCCGGGTGATGCTGTTCGACGAGCCGACCAGCGCGCTCGACGCGGAGATGATCCGCGAGGTGCTCGACGTCATGACCGACCTGGCGAGCACCGGGATGACGATGATGGTGGTCACCCACGAACTCGCGTTCGCCCGCAAGGTCGCCGATCACGTCGTGTTCATGGACGCCGGGACGATCGTGGAGAAATCCCCGCCGGAGAAGTTCTTCGACGATCCCGACGACGACCGCAGCAAACGATTCCTGGCGCAGATCCTCTGA
- a CDS encoding transporter substrate-binding domain-containing protein, translated as MRSPLRAVAILVALVLGSAALSGCALSGTGQGRGPDGLQRITDAGVLVAGTKYDAVVWGSIPEGGSEPEGFDIDVARDLARRLGVRLETQPVTSSNRIANLETGKVDILAASMVQTRERDKAIDFTTTYFQETMKLLVMGDSPYRDLDDLAGRKIVVAQGSIQETLVPKVCPTCSVLSVAKWTDTMQAVLSGQADAIFATEGTINGSKAALDRSGTATRVIGPDGLLPLPYAIGIRQGDSALRDALNRELMAMQDDGTYGRLVEKWWGDHDFAIETWPVK; from the coding sequence ATGCGCTCGCCGTTGCGCGCAGTAGCGATCCTGGTCGCGTTGGTGCTCGGGTCCGCGGCCCTGTCCGGTTGTGCCCTGTCGGGCACCGGCCAGGGCCGGGGGCCCGACGGGCTGCAACGCATCACCGATGCCGGGGTGCTGGTGGCCGGCACCAAGTACGACGCCGTCGTCTGGGGCTCGATCCCCGAGGGCGGGTCCGAGCCGGAGGGCTTCGACATCGACGTCGCCCGCGACCTGGCCCGCCGCCTCGGTGTCCGGCTGGAGACCCAGCCGGTGACCAGCTCGAACCGGATCGCGAACCTGGAGACCGGCAAGGTCGACATCCTCGCCGCCTCGATGGTGCAGACCCGGGAACGGGACAAGGCCATCGACTTCACGACGACCTACTTCCAGGAGACGATGAAGCTCCTGGTCATGGGGGACTCGCCGTACCGGGATCTGGACGACCTGGCCGGCCGCAAGATCGTCGTCGCCCAGGGGTCGATCCAGGAGACCCTGGTCCCGAAGGTCTGCCCGACCTGCTCGGTGCTCAGCGTCGCCAAGTGGACCGACACCATGCAGGCGGTGCTGTCCGGGCAGGCCGACGCGATCTTCGCGACCGAGGGGACGATCAACGGGAGCAAGGCCGCGCTGGACCGCAGCGGCACCGCGACCCGGGTGATCGGCCCGGACGGCCTGCTGCCGCTGCCGTACGCGATCGGGATCCGGCAGGGCGACAGCGCGCTGCGGGACGCCCTGAACCGGGAACTGATGGCGATGCAGGACGACGGCACCTACGGCCGGCTCGTCGAGAAGTGGTGGGGCGACCACGACTTCGCCATCGAGACCTGGCCGGTGAAGTAG
- a CDS encoding amino acid ABC transporter permease produces MGDGGVDWSVVLGPEGRSLLLSGLGVTVTLAVLGIVLSSVVGTVIALARVSTAPRLAPLRWLAAAVTEACRNVPFLIHISLWNFGVFGIGWVLAVTGPVRDLLGTQFLAGLCALVSYRSAYMAEIVRSGWQSVSRGQMEAARSSGLSYAAATRFVILPQVLRIILPPLGNQYVTVTKNTALVLVIGVPDLVYQAYQIQSATFQFFAVFGVTMLIFSALCLTLGALMNQLARTLDRRWGGAPVRARRRPLTETTAGA; encoded by the coding sequence GTGGGCGACGGAGGGGTCGACTGGAGCGTCGTACTCGGTCCGGAGGGGCGGTCGCTGCTGCTCTCCGGCCTCGGGGTCACGGTGACGCTGGCGGTGCTGGGGATCGTGCTGTCCTCGGTGGTCGGGACGGTGATCGCGCTGGCCAGGGTGAGCACCGCGCCCCGGCTGGCGCCGCTGCGCTGGCTGGCGGCCGCGGTGACCGAGGCGTGCCGCAACGTGCCGTTCCTCATCCACATCAGCCTCTGGAACTTCGGGGTCTTCGGCATCGGGTGGGTGCTCGCGGTCACGGGCCCGGTCCGCGACCTGCTCGGCACCCAGTTCCTCGCCGGGCTGTGCGCGCTCGTGTCCTACCGGTCGGCCTACATGGCCGAGATCGTCCGCAGCGGCTGGCAGTCGGTGTCGCGCGGCCAGATGGAGGCCGCCCGCTCCTCGGGCCTGTCCTACGCGGCGGCGACCCGGTTCGTGATCCTGCCGCAGGTGCTGCGGATCATCCTGCCGCCGCTGGGCAACCAGTACGTGACCGTCACCAAGAACACCGCGCTGGTGCTGGTGATCGGCGTGCCGGACCTCGTCTACCAGGCGTACCAGATCCAGTCGGCGACCTTCCAGTTCTTCGCGGTGTTCGGGGTGACGATGCTGATCTTCTCCGCGCTGTGCCTGACCCTGGGCGCACTGATGAACCAGCTCGCCAGGACGCTGGACCGGCGCTGGGGCGGCGCGCCCGTGCGGGCGCGCCGGCGGCCGCTCACCGAGACGACAGCGGGAGCGTGA
- a CDS encoding amino acid ABC transporter permease has product MDAIVNNLPYMLRGLWFSLGIAAVAMAGSLVLGTVLAVLRLSDRAWLRIPARVLIEGARSIPLVLFIFFTFFMIAAQGYDVSAFWSCTVALTIYIGAYVAEIVRGGIQSVDPGQSEAARATGLSAVSTLRHVVLPQALRRMMPALVSQMIVLIKDTSVATIIGVPEFFTRVLEANARTLVYPFQLLLFAAAVYFVLCYSLSLLSRRLELRVS; this is encoded by the coding sequence GTGGACGCGATCGTCAACAACCTCCCCTACATGCTGCGGGGGCTCTGGTTCAGCCTCGGGATCGCCGCCGTCGCGATGGCGGGCAGCCTCGTGCTGGGCACCGTGCTGGCCGTGCTGCGGCTGTCGGACCGGGCCTGGCTGCGGATCCCCGCGCGGGTGCTCATCGAGGGCGCGCGCAGCATCCCGCTGGTCCTGTTCATCTTCTTCACGTTCTTCATGATCGCCGCGCAGGGCTACGACGTCTCCGCGTTCTGGTCCTGCACGGTGGCGCTCACCATCTACATCGGTGCCTACGTGGCCGAGATCGTGCGGGGCGGCATCCAGAGCGTCGACCCGGGCCAGAGCGAGGCGGCCCGCGCCACCGGGCTGTCCGCGGTCTCGACGCTGCGCCACGTCGTCCTGCCGCAGGCGCTGCGGCGGATGATGCCGGCCCTGGTGTCGCAGATGATCGTCCTGATCAAGGACACCTCGGTGGCGACGATCATCGGCGTGCCCGAGTTCTTCACCCGGGTGCTGGAGGCCAACGCCCGCACCCTGGTCTACCCGTTCCAGCTGCTGCTGTTCGCCGCGGCGGTCTACTTCGTCCTCTGCTACTCGCTGAGCCTGCTCTCGCGCCGGCTCGAACTCCGGGTGAGCTGA
- a CDS encoding MmgE/PrpD family protein encodes MDTLAELVDADWGTVSDRARQQVRLAFLDVVAVALAAAGDPAPRAVAGYLARAGAGPVPLPGTSGLSAQHAAVGWGTLAHARDFDDISEVLHGHPSAVLVPAVLAVGYRDGASGADLVDAYLSGYEAIGRVSAGAADEQRSRGWHTTATIGVLGATVAAARLLGLSAHRTRHALGIATSTASGVQANFGSPVKPLHAGWAAGNGVMAAELAAAGIDAGPGALHAPASYLEVLGGRWQEPAGRPHIEDGLRFKPYPCCGSATGLVDCAVDLHTLVTDGPGVDAIESVVCSVLPQTDRTLRYRAPSTGDEARFSPEFCVAQGLAGGRLDESCFRDGFGERSAALAPLVRRVTRRIVAEVELPPGSKDVQLTVRFRGGRTVAARSTAPRGHPRNPMTRADLEEKFAACTAGTLAPDAAARIAARLAALDREPRIADLLDDVLRPMSVLPR; translated from the coding sequence GTGGACACACTCGCCGAGCTGGTCGACGCCGACTGGGGAACGGTCTCCGACCGGGCCCGCCAGCAGGTGCGGCTCGCGTTCCTTGACGTCGTCGCGGTGGCGCTCGCGGCGGCCGGGGACCCGGCACCGCGGGCCGTCGCGGGCTACCTCGCGCGGGCCGGTGCCGGGCCCGTCCCGCTCCCCGGGACGTCCGGGCTGAGCGCGCAGCACGCGGCGGTCGGCTGGGGGACCCTGGCCCACGCCCGGGACTTCGACGACATCTCCGAGGTCCTGCACGGCCACCCGTCCGCGGTGCTGGTCCCGGCCGTCCTCGCCGTCGGCTACCGGGACGGCGCGAGCGGCGCCGACCTGGTGGACGCCTACCTGAGCGGCTACGAGGCGATCGGACGGGTCAGCGCCGGGGCGGCGGACGAGCAGCGGTCCCGCGGCTGGCACACGACCGCCACCATCGGGGTGCTCGGCGCGACCGTCGCCGCGGCCCGGCTGCTGGGCCTGAGCGCGCACCGCACCCGGCACGCGCTCGGGATCGCCACCTCGACCGCGTCCGGGGTGCAGGCCAACTTCGGCTCACCGGTCAAGCCGCTGCACGCGGGGTGGGCCGCGGGCAACGGCGTGATGGCCGCCGAGCTGGCCGCCGCCGGGATCGACGCCGGGCCGGGGGCCCTGCACGCCCCGGCGTCCTACCTGGAGGTGCTCGGCGGCCGCTGGCAGGAGCCCGCGGGGCGACCGCACATCGAGGACGGCCTGCGGTTCAAGCCCTACCCGTGCTGCGGGTCCGCCACCGGCCTGGTCGACTGCGCCGTCGACCTGCACACGCTGGTCACCGACGGGCCGGGGGTCGACGCGATCGAGTCGGTCGTCTGCTCGGTGCTGCCGCAGACCGACCGCACCCTGCGCTACCGGGCCCCGAGCACCGGCGACGAGGCCCGGTTCAGCCCCGAGTTCTGCGTCGCCCAGGGGCTCGCCGGCGGCCGGCTCGACGAGTCCTGCTTCCGGGACGGGTTCGGCGAGCGGTCCGCGGCACTCGCCCCGCTGGTCCGGCGGGTCACCCGCCGGATCGTCGCCGAGGTCGAGCTGCCGCCGGGATCCAAGGACGTCCAGCTCACCGTGCGGTTCCGCGGCGGCCGGACGGTCGCGGCCCGTTCCACGGCCCCCCGCGGGCACCCGCGCAACCCGATGACCCGGGCCGACCTGGAGGAGAAGTTCGCGGCCTGCACGGCGGGCACGCTCGCCCCGGATGCCGCCGCGCGCATCGCCGCCCGGCTGGCCGCGCTGGACCGGGAGCCGCGGATCGCCGACCTGCTCGACGACGTGCTGCGCCCGATGTCGGTGCTGCCCCGGTGA